The DNA window ATGTTGATCGGTGCCGAACGGGACGACGTCGTAGAAGTCGCCACCCACCTCCGAGCCGGTCGGCACGTACTCCGCGGCGAACCCGATGCCTTCCACGTGCGGCAGTGCCGGGGGAAGAAGAGAGGCCTGGAGGGTACGGGCCACCGTGCGCCGCTCGTCATGGATGCGCGCGTTGTCGATGGCGAGGGCCGCCCGCCGGGCCACGTCCTCCAGCACCGCGACCTCGTCGGCGTCGTGCCGGTGTTTCGGGTGCCGCCCGACCGCGAGCGTGCCGAGCCGGGTGCCCCTGGCGACCAGCGGCACGGCGTAACCCTCCGAGGGCGTACCGAACATGACCTGGGTGCCGAGCCGGGACGCCTCCTCCAGCCGGGCCAGGATCGACTCCGGCCCGGTCTCGGCGAGCGACGAGTGCAGGTCAGCGAGCTGGGACTCCTCGGCGTGGGTCGCGGCGGCGAGCTGGAGCCGGCCCCACGCGTCGGTGGTGTGCACCGCGCACCACTGGCCGAGCCTGGGCACCACCAGCTGCGGGATCAGCGCCATCGTGAGGTTCACGTCGAGGGATTGCGCGAGCAGCTCGCTGGCCTCGGCGAGGAACGTGATCCAGGTCTGCCGGCGGACGTCGGCGCGGCGCAGCCGGTCATTCTCCAGATGCAGCGAGAACCGCTCGGCGACCATCGTGGCCAGGGCCTGCGCATATCCCACCGGGGAGGCGTCGAGCTCCAATTCACCCGAGTACGGCCGGTGCACGTCGAGCGGAACCCGGATTGTGTCGGCGTTGTCCCGCGGGGCCCGCCCGTACCGTGCCAGCAGTTGCCGGCCCATGCCGTCGCCGCGGTCGAGCCGCACCACGCCGCCGGCCGCGCCGGTCAGCCGGGCCAGCCGGGAGAGCAGATCGGCGGCGAGGTCGGCCAGGCCCTCGTCGGTGTGCCTGTCGTTGCCGCTGCGCAGCAGCCCGGTGAGGGCGCCGAGGCTGGGCGACTCGCCGTGCTGGGGCAGCCGGATCTGTGCGGCGCCGCTGCCGGACCGCTGGTCGAGCCGGAACCAGACGCCTTTGCCGTCGCCCTCGTGCACGGTGCCCCAGCGACTCGCGAAGTGGTCGACGAGCAGCAGGCCACGGCCGCGCTCGGCGACCTCGCCGATGTCCGGGCTCTCGTTCTTGGGCCCGACCGCGAGCTGCTCGACCGGGCCGGGCGCGAAGTCGGTGACGGTCACGGTGAGGCCGCCCGCGTCGGCGGTGACCTCTATCTCCAGCTCGGTGTTGGCGTGCACCACCGCGTTCGTGGAGAGCTCGGTGGTGAGCAGCAGCGCTTCGTTGAGCAGGCTGACGAGCCCGGTCTCCTCCAGCACGGAGCGGACGAGTGCACGGGCGGCCGCCGGGGTACGACGATCATTGGGCAGCCGGGTTCTGCGCACCAGGGCATCCAGCGACGCACCTGTGGGAATCGTTCCGACCTCGGCTGGCACCCATGCATCCTCTCCTGCCGGTGGGTGTATGCACAAAGTCGTCTCTCGCATTGACCCGGTCGGGCGAGAGAGGATAGGGAACCCCGGCAGGAGACAGCGAGTGAGGACAGCATGACTACGGCCCACGAAGCCAGCGTCGGCGTGCCCGACGAGACCGTTTTGCTCGGTGAGCTCGCCGACGCGTTGCGCCGTGTGCGCCGCGGCGATCTCAAGGTTCGGCTGCCCCGGCGCAGCGGGATGGCGGGCGCGGTCGCCGAGGCGTTCAACGAGGTCGTCTCCCTGCAGGAACGGCAGAACCTCGACCTGCGGCGGATAAGCCGGATCGTCGGGCGCGACGGCCGGCTCACCGAGCGCCTCGACGAAGAGGGCCTGGACGGCTCCTGGGCGGACAGCGTCCGCTCGGTCAACTCGCTGATCGACGACCTGGCCCGGCCGACCACGGAGATCTCCCGGGTCATCGTGGCGGTCGCCGAGGGTGACCTGTCGCAGCACATGGCGCTGGAGATGGACGGCCGGCCGCTGCGCGGCGAGTTCCTCCGGATCGGCCGCACGGTGAACACGATGGTGGACCAGCTGTCGTCGTTCGCCGACGAGGTCACCCGGGTGGCGCGCGAGGTGGGCACCGAGGGGGA is part of the Actinoplanes missouriensis 431 genome and encodes:
- a CDS encoding SpoIIE family protein phosphatase, giving the protein MRETTLCIHPPAGEDAWVPAEVGTIPTGASLDALVRRTRLPNDRRTPAAARALVRSVLEETGLVSLLNEALLLTTELSTNAVVHANTELEIEVTADAGGLTVTVTDFAPGPVEQLAVGPKNESPDIGEVAERGRGLLLVDHFASRWGTVHEGDGKGVWFRLDQRSGSGAAQIRLPQHGESPSLGALTGLLRSGNDRHTDEGLADLAADLLSRLARLTGAAGGVVRLDRGDGMGRQLLARYGRAPRDNADTIRVPLDVHRPYSGELELDASPVGYAQALATMVAERFSLHLENDRLRRADVRRQTWITFLAEASELLAQSLDVNLTMALIPQLVVPRLGQWCAVHTTDAWGRLQLAAATHAEESQLADLHSSLAETGPESILARLEEASRLGTQVMFGTPSEGYAVPLVARGTRLGTLAVGRHPKHRHDADEVAVLEDVARRAALAIDNARIHDERRTVARTLQASLLPPALPHVEGIGFAAEYVPTGSEVGGDFYDVVPFGTDQHLVVVGDVSGKGVQAATVTGLVRDVIRILVDDGKAMSEILWRVNRTLVQRGGGRYCTLAMASVTRKGTSLGVCLHLAGHDRAVLVRADGKTSFVGEGGTALGLLETITSPDVVVTLDPGDSLIFYTDGVTERRRGRELFGSNRLREASAPLAGYPADVMAARLRSTTINFSVEEPRDDIAILVLRNDA